One Nitrospirota bacterium DNA segment encodes these proteins:
- a CDS encoding response regulator, with protein sequence MEKSITWVIETERTAYRVYEKAASFFVNDREFANFLKCLSRDERLHYELLSETTAAIKDQKNFILPVQIDNETMETVDNYFRLVEEKIDSETLTKDNMIQCIISTEFSEYNDIFLYVLNSKKGSSNNTVQVAAKIQQHKKYIERFFKKWHSTRSHYEAIKRLPDTWNENILIVENDSMMAGLFDVILGEEGIVDMAVNGEDGLKKVIGKNYSIIVAEADLPDMNGIDFYKKVVEGHQRLHDRFLFITGRGYEQYETFFKENNIKYFIKPTLISDIKKEVINILNR encoded by the coding sequence ATGGAGAAATCTATCACATGGGTTATTGAAACTGAAAGAACAGCATACAGGGTTTACGAAAAGGCGGCCTCTTTTTTTGTAAATGACAGGGAATTCGCAAATTTCCTAAAGTGCCTAAGCAGAGATGAAAGGCTGCATTACGAATTACTAAGTGAAACCACTGCAGCTATTAAAGATCAGAAAAACTTTATTCTTCCAGTACAGATAGATAATGAAACAATGGAAACAGTGGATAATTACTTCAGGCTGGTTGAAGAGAAAATAGACTCAGAAACTCTGACTAAAGACAACATGATACAGTGTATAATTTCAACGGAATTTTCTGAATATAATGATATATTCCTTTATGTATTAAACTCAAAAAAAGGTTCTTCGAACAATACTGTTCAGGTAGCAGCAAAGATACAACAGCATAAAAAATATATAGAACGGTTCTTTAAAAAGTGGCATAGCACAAGAAGTCATTATGAAGCAATAAAGCGTTTACCTGATACATGGAATGAAAATATTCTAATAGTTGAAAATGATTCTATGATGGCCGGGTTATTTGATGTGATTCTAGGAGAAGAAGGTATTGTAGATATGGCTGTTAATGGGGAAGATGGGCTTAAGAAAGTCATAGGAAAAAACTATAGTATCATTGTGGCTGAGGCAGATTTGCCTGACATGAATGGCATAGATTTTTATAAAAAGGTAGTTGAAGGACACCAGCGTCTACACGACCGCTTCCTGTTCATAACAGGGCGAGGATACGAACAGTATGAAACCTTTTTCAAAGAGAACAATATAAAATACTTTATAAAACCCACACTAATCAGTGATATTAAGAAAGAGGTCATTAACATCCT